A DNA window from Candidatus Roseilinea sp. contains the following coding sequences:
- a CDS encoding hypothetical protein (possible pseudo, frameshifted) codes for MLVGAIGILLALRPAAESEQRWQALRARGVLRVGIDPGIRPFSFYGADGWEGMDADVAHEAARRLGLRVEAVPVGYDGFYDALLAGYTDVAMSALVVDPTRTADFRYSRPYFDAGLRAATFAALRMDRPEDLRGRCVVAALGSEADRLTRWLERRTPGMTRRVAAG; via the coding sequence GTGCTGGTCGGCGCGATAGGGATCCTTCTCGCGTTGCGTCCGGCAGCGGAGTCTGAGCAGCGCTGGCAGGCGCTGCGCGCGCGTGGTGTGTTGCGCGTCGGCATTGATCCGGGGATCCGGCCGTTTTCGTTCTATGGCGCGGATGGCTGGGAAGGGATGGATGCCGACGTGGCGCATGAGGCGGCGCGTCGCTTGGGGTTGCGTGTGGAGGCCGTGCCGGTGGGCTACGATGGCTTCTACGATGCGCTGCTTGCCGGCTACACTGATGTCGCGATGTCGGCCCTGGTCGTGGACCCAACGCGGACGGCCGATTTTCGCTATAGCCGCCCGTATTTCGACGCCGGCTTGCGCGCGGCGACGTTTGCGGCGTTGCGTATGGATCGCCCCGAGGATTTGCGCGGGCGCTGCGTCGTTGCCGCGCTGGGCAGCGAGGCTGACCGCCTGACGCGCTGGTTGGAGCGACGCACACCGGGCATGACGCGCCGCGTGGCAGCGGGATGA
- a CDS encoding hypothetical protein (possible pseudo, frameshifted), with protein MVMTTLVSTGAQDTPTVRGVFRIYRKFDSQHMRGRGYDLPNVPYVMYFKGGYALHGTYWHNNFGQPMSHGCVNIPIGKAAWLYGWAPQGTVVVVH; from the coding sequence ATGGTGATGACCACGCTGGTTTCGACCGGGGCGCAGGATACGCCGACGGTGCGCGGCGTCTTTCGCATCTATCGCAAATTTGATTCGCAACACATGCGGGGCAGAGGTTACGATTTGCCCAACGTGCCCTATGTGATGTACTTCAAGGGTGGCTATGCCTTGCACGGCACATATTGGCACAACAATTTTGGCCAGCCCATGAGTCACGGCTGCGTCAATATTCCCATTGGCAAGGCCGCCTGGTTGTATGGCTGGGCGCCACAAGGCACGGTCGTGGTGGTGCATTGA
- a CDS encoding O-acetylhomoserine aminocarboxypropyltransferase translates to MSNHSFHFDTQVLHAGTRPDPTTNARAVPIYQTTSYQFRDTDHAANLFGLKEFGNIYTRIMNPTNDVVEQRLAALEGGVGALVTASGQAAETFAILNLAQAGDHIISSASLYGGTYNLFHYTLPKLGIEVTFVDPTDPENFRRAIRPNTKAIYGESVGNPKLDIFPFEEVAAIAHENSLPLIIDNTTPTPYLLRPIEWGADIVVHSTTKYIGGHGLSIGGAIVDSGKFDWSKSWRHDAYFNKPDPSYHGLVYSQLGAPAYILKARLTLLRDIGAAQSPFNSFLNIIGLETLHVRMERHIQNANAVAEWLSKSPYVSWVTHPSLPSHPQHEKIKRMAPKGLTALVGFGIKGGREAGRQFINNLKLFSHLANIGDAKSLAIHPATTTHSQLTPEEQRATGVTDDFIRLSIGLEDIRDIIWDLEQALEAAVAAVSNGHKKDAVAA, encoded by the coding sequence ATGTCTAACCATTCGTTTCACTTCGACACACAAGTTCTGCACGCCGGGACCAGACCCGATCCGACGACGAATGCGCGCGCGGTGCCGATCTATCAGACCACGTCGTACCAGTTTCGCGACACCGACCACGCGGCCAATCTGTTCGGGCTGAAAGAATTCGGCAACATCTACACGCGCATTATGAACCCGACCAACGACGTGGTCGAGCAGCGGCTGGCTGCACTCGAAGGCGGCGTTGGCGCGCTGGTGACGGCATCCGGCCAGGCAGCGGAGACGTTCGCCATCCTCAACCTCGCCCAGGCCGGCGACCACATCATCAGCTCGGCGTCGCTCTACGGCGGCACCTACAACCTCTTCCACTACACCCTGCCCAAACTGGGCATCGAGGTCACGTTTGTGGATCCCACCGACCCGGAGAACTTCCGGCGCGCCATCCGACCAAACACCAAGGCCATTTACGGCGAATCGGTGGGCAACCCCAAGCTCGACATCTTTCCCTTTGAAGAGGTCGCAGCCATTGCGCACGAAAACAGCCTGCCGCTGATCATTGACAACACCACGCCGACGCCCTACTTGTTGCGGCCGATCGAGTGGGGCGCCGACATCGTGGTGCACTCAACAACCAAATACATCGGCGGCCATGGCCTCAGCATCGGCGGCGCAATTGTGGATTCCGGCAAGTTCGACTGGAGCAAGAGCTGGCGCCACGACGCCTACTTCAACAAGCCCGACCCCAGCTACCACGGCCTGGTGTATTCCCAGCTCGGCGCGCCGGCCTACATCCTCAAGGCGCGCTTGACCCTGCTGCGCGACATCGGCGCGGCGCAAAGCCCCTTCAACTCTTTCTTGAACATCATCGGCCTGGAGACGCTGCACGTCCGCATGGAACGCCACATCCAGAACGCCAACGCAGTGGCCGAGTGGCTATCGAAGAGCCCCTACGTCTCTTGGGTGACCCATCCCAGCCTGCCCAGCCACCCGCAGCATGAAAAGATCAAGCGCATGGCCCCTAAGGGATTAACCGCGCTGGTGGGCTTCGGCATCAAGGGCGGACGCGAGGCCGGCCGACAATTCATCAACAACCTGAAGCTGTTCTCGCACTTGGCCAACATCGGCGACGCCAAGTCGCTGGCCATCCATCCCGCCACCACTACGCACTCGCAACTGACGCCCGAAGAGCAACGGGCCACCGGCGTGACCGACGACTTTATACGTCTGAGTATCGGCCTGGAGGATATCCGCGACATCATCTGGGACCTCGAGCAGGCGCTGGAGGCAGCCGTAGCGGCGGTGAGCAACGGTCATAAAAAGGATGCCGTGGCGGCCTAA
- a CDS encoding peptide ABC transporter permease, producing MRRFLRQSRLNSLAVALCALILLAAIFGEALAPHSPRKQNLARRLQPPSVAHWFGTDDFGRDIFSRVLSGARISIQVAVVVLSVAVTVGTLIGAVAGLLGGWVDTALMRLTDVFLAFPALILASAIGAALGNNLTNTMLALSVVYWPWYARLARGQVLALSQREFVQAARAVGMGTAQVLSRHMLRNILPILLVQISLDVGYVILYTSALSFLGLGAQRPEPEWGLMLNDSRKFVQTAPWTMFYPGLALTLTVLAFNLLGDGLRDYLDPRLRAARG from the coding sequence ATGAGGCGGTTTTTACGCCAAAGCCGGCTGAACAGCTTAGCCGTAGCGCTGTGCGCGCTTATCCTCTTGGCCGCGATATTCGGCGAAGCGCTTGCCCCGCATTCCCCGCGCAAACAAAATCTGGCTCGGCGGCTACAACCACCCTCTGTGGCGCACTGGTTTGGCACTGATGACTTCGGCCGAGATATCTTCAGCCGTGTGTTGAGCGGCGCGCGCATTTCGATACAGGTTGCGGTCGTGGTGCTGAGCGTGGCCGTGACGGTTGGCACATTGATCGGCGCAGTCGCCGGACTGTTGGGAGGCTGGGTGGACACCGCGCTGATGCGCCTGACGGATGTGTTTCTGGCCTTCCCGGCGCTGATCCTCGCTTCGGCCATCGGCGCGGCGCTGGGCAACAACCTGACCAATACGATGTTGGCGCTGAGCGTCGTGTACTGGCCCTGGTATGCCCGCTTGGCGCGCGGGCAAGTGCTGGCGCTCTCGCAGCGCGAGTTTGTGCAAGCGGCGCGCGCCGTCGGCATGGGCACGGCGCAAGTCCTCAGCCGTCACATGTTGCGCAACATCCTGCCGATCTTGCTGGTGCAGATTAGCCTCGACGTGGGCTACGTCATCCTGTATACCTCAGCGCTGAGCTTTCTCGGGCTAGGCGCACAACGCCCGGAGCCGGAATGGGGGCTGATGCTCAACGACAGCCGGAAGTTTGTGCAAACCGCACCGTGGACGATGTTCTATCCCGGCCTGGCGCTCACCCTCACGGTGCTCGCCTTCAACTTGCTGGGCGACGGCTTGCGTGACTACCTCGACCCACGCTTGCGCGCTGCGCGCGGGTAA
- a CDS encoding peptide ABC transporter permease: protein MIGQFVLRRLLGLLAVLAAISVTTFVLARVVPKDPARLIAGPRANPQAVEALRDRLGLNGSLPEQYARYMAGLLQGDLGWSFSTKRPVLQDIRTFLPATAELTLAALFISLLIGLPAGVLSAAWRNSPLDYVGRFLSTLGVSLPPFWVALVGQLVGYYVLSWLPVGGRLSQEVAPPPTLTGFYTVDSALAGQWATFADALWHLLLPAFVLSFGVIAVFLRIMRASLLEVLQQDYIRAARAKGLTHRTVVLRHAVRNAMIPTLTILGLQIGLLMSGSFLIESILQWPGLGLYAANALLAADYNATMGVTLVLATVYTVANAVVDIAYGLADPRLKVT from the coding sequence GTGATCGGCCAGTTCGTCCTGCGTCGCCTGCTCGGTTTGTTGGCCGTGCTGGCCGCCATTTCGGTTACGACGTTCGTGTTGGCGCGCGTGGTGCCCAAGGATCCTGCGCGCTTGATCGCCGGGCCGCGCGCCAACCCGCAGGCCGTCGAAGCGTTGCGCGACCGCCTCGGCCTGAACGGTTCGCTCCCTGAGCAGTATGCCCGTTACATGGCTGGGCTGCTCCAAGGCGATCTCGGGTGGTCGTTCAGCACCAAGCGGCCGGTGTTGCAAGATATTCGGACCTTCCTGCCGGCCACCGCCGAGCTGACCCTGGCCGCGCTGTTCATCAGCTTACTGATCGGCCTGCCGGCGGGCGTGTTGAGCGCTGCCTGGAGAAACTCGCCGTTGGACTACGTCGGGCGCTTCTTGTCCACCTTGGGCGTGTCGCTGCCGCCGTTCTGGGTGGCGCTGGTAGGTCAGTTGGTGGGCTACTACGTGTTGTCGTGGCTGCCGGTCGGCGGTCGGCTGAGCCAGGAAGTCGCGCCGCCGCCGACGCTGACCGGTTTCTACACGGTGGACAGCGCGCTCGCCGGCCAATGGGCCACGTTTGCCGATGCGTTGTGGCACTTGCTGCTGCCTGCGTTTGTGCTGAGTTTTGGGGTGATCGCCGTGTTCCTGCGCATCATGCGCGCGAGCCTGCTGGAGGTGTTGCAGCAGGATTACATCCGCGCCGCGCGCGCCAAAGGCTTGACCCATCGCACCGTGGTGTTGCGGCATGCCGTGCGCAACGCAATGATCCCTACGCTGACCATCCTGGGTTTGCAGATCGGCCTGCTGATGAGCGGCTCGTTTCTGATCGAGAGCATTCTGCAATGGCCAGGCCTAGGGCTGTATGCGGCAAATGCGCTGTTGGCCGCCGACTACAACGCCACGATGGGCGTGACGCTGGTCTTGGCGACGGTTTACACCGTTGCCAACGCCGTGGTGGACATCGCCTATGGCCTGGCTGACCCGCGCTTGAAGGTGACATGA
- a CDS encoding methyltransferase: MTLNGRRPDLDAIIALIPPKARVLDLGCGDGELLARLIHERQVLARGVELSEANVRACIARGLSVRQGNIDEGLADYPDGAFDYVILSQTLAYLDHPASVVNEMLRVGRRAVISFENAGYWRVRWRVLRGQGVGSDLCSGEGRARAITLPQFEALAACVQAKIESVRLFAGDKPVRAFPTWQARIAIYVLSRARAMV; the protein is encoded by the coding sequence ATGACCCTCAACGGAAGACGTCCCGACCTCGACGCCATCATTGCGCTGATCCCGCCCAAAGCCCGCGTGCTCGATCTGGGCTGCGGCGATGGCGAATTGCTGGCGCGGTTGATACACGAGCGCCAAGTCCTGGCCCGTGGCGTGGAATTGAGCGAAGCCAACGTGCGGGCTTGCATCGCACGTGGGCTATCGGTGCGCCAAGGCAACATTGATGAAGGACTGGCCGACTACCCCGATGGCGCATTCGACTACGTCATCCTCAGCCAGACGCTGGCTTACCTGGATCATCCAGCGTCGGTCGTGAACGAGATGTTGCGCGTGGGGCGACGCGCAGTGATCTCGTTCGAGAACGCCGGCTACTGGCGCGTGCGCTGGCGCGTGTTGCGCGGCCAGGGCGTCGGCAGCGACTTGTGCTCCGGCGAGGGGCGCGCGCGGGCGATCACGCTGCCGCAATTCGAAGCGCTGGCGGCGTGCGTCCAGGCGAAAATCGAGTCGGTCCGATTATTCGCAGGCGACAAGCCGGTGCGCGCTTTTCCCACCTGGCAAGCGCGCATCGCCATCTACGTCTTGAGCCGGGCGCGAGCTATGGTATAG
- a CDS encoding hypothetical protein (possible pseudo, frameshifted) produces MADDDPNMSGNSRRHIIQQCEASLKRLQTDWIDLYQIHRPQSSIPIDETLRALDDLVRAGKVRYIGTTTFAAWQLMESLMVSRELGLNRFVCEQPPYHLLDRRIERELIPFAQTYGFGLIPWSPLAGGLLTGKYDRNAPPPEGTRFFDYKDNPVLSRRWNDAALAATEVYKAYVQERGGCTLSQFALAWCINQPGITSPIIGPRTMEQLEDNLKALDVKITDEDRAKVDATVPKGGMVAPYYEADFGPHLFRV; encoded by the coding sequence ATGGCCGACGACGATCCCAACATGAGCGGCAACAGCCGCCGACACATCATCCAGCAGTGCGAAGCGAGTCTGAAACGACTGCAAACCGATTGGATTGACTTGTATCAGATTCACCGGCCGCAGTCCTCCATTCCAATTGACGAGACACTGCGCGCGCTGGATGACCTGGTGCGCGCGGGCAAGGTGCGCTACATCGGCACAACCACCTTCGCCGCATGGCAATTGATGGAGTCGCTGATGGTCTCGCGCGAGCTCGGGTTGAACCGCTTTGTATGCGAACAGCCGCCATATCACTTGCTCGACCGGCGTATCGAGCGTGAGCTGATCCCCTTCGCGCAGACCTATGGCTTTGGGCTGATCCCGTGGAGCCCGCTGGCCGGCGGCCTGTTGACCGGCAAATACGATCGCAACGCGCCGCCTCCAGAAGGCACGCGCTTTTTCGATTACAAAGATAACCCAGTCCTGTCCCGGCGTTGGAACGATGCAGCGCTCGCGGCGACGGAGGTGTATAAGGCCTATGTGCAAGAGCGCGGCGGCTGCACGTTGTCGCAATTCGCGCTGGCCTGGTGCATCAACCAGCCCGGCATCACCTCGCCCATCATCGGCCCGCGCACCATGGAACAACTCGAAGACAACCTCAAGGCGCTAGATGTGAAGATCACCGATGAAGACCGGGCCAAAGTGGACGCGACTGTGCCCAAGGGGGGAATGGTCGCGCCATACTACGAGGCCGACTTCGGGCCACATCTGTTTCGGGTGTAG
- the metX gene encoding homoserine O-acetyltransferase yields the protein MLVKTQYFHYDGEIQLQSGATLGPITLAYETYGQLNNDRSNAILICHAWSGDAHVAGRHSPDDPKPGWWDDAVGPGKAFDTDRYFVVCSNVIGGCGGSTGPSSINPRTGRPYGLSFPIVTIADMVEAQRLLTDHLGIERWLTVAGGSMGGMQALQWTVSYPARVRSAIVLAATARLSPQTIALNEVPRQAIYADPNWNNGDYYGKTPPNAGLAVARMIGHITFLSDTSMREKFGRRLSNGSEGYGWRFDPEFEVERYLNYRGHSFTKRFDANSFLYLSKAMDYFDLSYGLPSLADAFRKVTAKFLVVSYTSDWLYPSWQSKELVRALLQNDIDVTYVEIDSHYGHDAFLLEVDRLAELTRDFLKRVESAH from the coding sequence GTGCTCGTCAAAACGCAATACTTTCACTACGACGGCGAGATCCAGCTACAGAGCGGCGCGACGCTCGGCCCCATCACGCTGGCGTATGAAACGTATGGCCAGTTGAACAACGATCGCAGCAATGCGATCCTCATCTGCCACGCCTGGAGCGGCGATGCGCATGTCGCCGGCCGACACTCGCCCGACGATCCCAAACCCGGTTGGTGGGATGACGCCGTCGGGCCGGGCAAAGCCTTCGACACCGACAGGTACTTCGTCGTCTGCTCGAACGTCATCGGCGGGTGCGGCGGGAGCACCGGCCCATCATCCATCAACCCGAGGACCGGCCGACCGTATGGGCTGAGCTTCCCCATTGTGACCATTGCGGACATGGTCGAGGCGCAGCGTTTGCTGACCGATCACTTGGGCATCGAGCGATGGCTGACGGTCGCCGGCGGCAGCATGGGCGGAATGCAGGCCCTGCAGTGGACGGTCTCGTATCCCGCTCGCGTGCGCAGCGCGATTGTGTTGGCGGCGACCGCGCGCCTATCGCCGCAAACCATCGCCCTGAACGAAGTGCCACGCCAGGCCATCTATGCCGACCCCAACTGGAACAACGGCGATTACTACGGCAAGACGCCGCCGAACGCTGGGTTGGCCGTAGCGCGCATGATCGGCCACATCACCTTCCTGAGCGACACTTCCATGCGCGAGAAGTTCGGCCGACGCTTGAGCAACGGCAGCGAAGGCTACGGCTGGCGCTTCGACCCGGAGTTCGAGGTGGAGCGCTATCTGAACTATCGCGGCCACTCATTCACCAAGCGCTTTGACGCCAACTCGTTCCTCTACCTGAGCAAGGCGATGGACTATTTCGATCTATCCTATGGCCTACCCTCGCTGGCCGACGCCTTTCGCAAGGTGACGGCCAAGTTCCTGGTCGTGAGCTACACCTCAGATTGGCTCTATCCATCGTGGCAGTCGAAGGAACTGGTGCGCGCGCTGCTGCAGAACGACATTGACGTCACCTACGTCGAGATAGACAGCCACTACGGCCATGACGCGTTTTTGCTAGAAGTGGATAGGCTGGCGGAGCTGACGCGCGATTTCTTGAAACGTGTTGAGTCAGCACACTAA
- a CDS encoding peptide ABC transporter substrate-binding protein, which yields MNRRALIFFTACVMLAAACGAPQPASPALSTDAAAQPAAPAADRARTLILAMPSLPTNLDPGVATSGAENMLHRALYEGLVNFKGSSTTEVEPVLAESFEANADRSVWTFKLRRGVKFTDGADFNAEAAKMGYLRMVDIGLLGNTINRFTSGDPVNNLIVKDEYTLEWRCGFSCPNLPQALGTAYGTLFVSPKAMKAHEQVADGKSDYAQAWFANNAAGTGPYMVESIKPNEEIVFVRNPNYWRGWNDGKQRFERIIIRNVPEPSTRRQLLEKGDADIALISTVEDYKALRETGRFQGSDKPLFRINYITFTKRGVLVDPRVRQAISYAFDYDGYANNVEGGLMKRGTSPWPSGMSSAVGTRGFQYTFDLDKAKALLQEAGVPPGTELTYLYATGYGYYERMGQVLQAGLEQIGLKLKLEERDEATFNDIFYGSRPVEELPDLMGYAWWPDYDDFYNYVNPVFHTRNDQNDGLGNGALYSNAELDALIEQSKTETDPAKLKAIYERAHQILMFEDPAGLYAAEPQEEILIANSVKGHPWNPIHVKTFDFYGLYRE from the coding sequence ATGAATCGTCGTGCCTTGATCTTTTTTACCGCATGTGTCATGCTCGCGGCGGCGTGTGGCGCGCCGCAACCCGCCTCGCCCGCGCTGTCTACCGATGCCGCAGCGCAGCCGGCTGCGCCGGCTGCCGACCGCGCGCGCACCCTGATCTTGGCCATGCCTTCGCTGCCCACCAACCTCGATCCCGGCGTGGCCACCAGCGGCGCGGAGAACATGCTGCATCGCGCGCTGTACGAAGGGTTGGTGAATTTCAAGGGCTCGAGCACTACCGAGGTCGAGCCGGTGCTGGCCGAGTCATTCGAAGCCAACGCCGACCGGAGTGTGTGGACGTTTAAGTTGCGCCGCGGCGTGAAGTTCACCGACGGAGCTGACTTTAACGCCGAAGCGGCCAAGATGGGCTATTTGCGCATGGTGGACATCGGCCTGCTGGGGAATACCATCAACCGCTTCACCAGCGGCGATCCGGTGAATAACCTGATCGTGAAGGACGAGTACACCCTGGAGTGGCGTTGTGGATTTTCCTGTCCGAACCTGCCTCAGGCATTGGGCACAGCCTACGGCACACTGTTTGTGTCTCCAAAAGCGATGAAGGCGCATGAGCAAGTCGCCGACGGCAAGAGCGACTATGCGCAAGCCTGGTTCGCCAACAACGCAGCCGGCACCGGGCCGTATATGGTCGAGAGCATCAAGCCGAACGAAGAGATCGTCTTTGTTCGTAACCCGAATTACTGGCGAGGGTGGAACGATGGCAAGCAGCGCTTCGAGCGCATCATTATTCGCAACGTCCCCGAGCCTAGCACGCGCCGCCAGTTGTTGGAGAAGGGCGACGCCGACATCGCGCTGATCTCGACCGTGGAGGACTACAAGGCGCTGCGCGAGACGGGGCGCTTCCAGGGCAGCGATAAGCCGCTCTTCCGCATCAATTACATCACGTTTACCAAACGCGGCGTGTTGGTCGATCCGCGCGTGCGTCAGGCGATCTCGTATGCCTTCGATTACGACGGCTACGCCAATAACGTCGAAGGTGGGCTGATGAAGCGCGGCACCTCCCCCTGGCCCAGCGGCATGAGCAGCGCGGTCGGGACGCGCGGTTTTCAGTACACCTTCGACTTGGACAAAGCGAAGGCGCTGCTCCAGGAAGCTGGCGTGCCCCCAGGCACGGAGCTCACCTACCTCTACGCCACCGGCTATGGCTACTACGAGCGCATGGGGCAGGTGCTTCAGGCCGGCCTGGAGCAGATCGGGCTGAAGCTCAAGCTGGAGGAGCGCGACGAGGCGACCTTCAACGATATCTTCTATGGCTCGCGCCCGGTGGAAGAACTGCCCGATCTGATGGGCTACGCCTGGTGGCCGGATTACGATGACTTCTACAACTACGTCAATCCCGTCTTTCACACGCGCAACGATCAAAACGATGGGCTGGGCAATGGCGCGCTCTACAGCAATGCTGAGCTGGATGCGTTGATCGAGCAAAGCAAGACCGAGACCGACCCCGCAAAGCTAAAAGCGATCTACGAGCGCGCGCATCAAATCCTGATGTTCGAGGACCCTGCCGGCCTCTACGCCGCCGAACCGCAGGAGGAGATTTTGATCGCCAACAGCGTCAAAGGGCATCCGTGGAACCCCATCCACGTCAAGACATTTGACTTCTACGGCCTCTACCGCGAGTGA